A genomic segment from Sphingopyxis sp. DBS4 encodes:
- a CDS encoding SDR family NAD(P)-dependent oxidoreductase, with the protein MSGCLDGKVVAITGAGRGIGRELALHCAAQGAAVVVNDPGVAQAGDGGDAAPAETTAADIDAAGGKAIANFGNVADPKEAASIVEDAVAKFGRIDAVVNNAGILRDTIWHKMSYEDWKSVIEVNLTGVFNVSKAATPYFREQQSGSFIHFTSTSGLIGNIGQANYSAAKLGVVALSQSIALDMARAGVRSNCIAPFAWSRMTASIPATTPAEQERVKRIQEMSADKIAPLVAYLASDLSQDVTNQIFSVRKNEIVLFSKPRPVRSMTKLEGWTAEAIADELIPAFRPSFARADEVSAHVFPYDPI; encoded by the coding sequence ATGAGCGGATGCCTTGACGGAAAGGTCGTCGCGATCACCGGCGCGGGCCGCGGGATCGGCCGCGAACTGGCGCTGCATTGCGCCGCCCAGGGCGCGGCGGTGGTCGTCAACGACCCCGGCGTCGCGCAGGCGGGCGACGGCGGCGACGCCGCGCCGGCCGAAACGACCGCGGCCGACATCGACGCCGCGGGCGGCAAGGCAATCGCCAACTTCGGCAATGTCGCCGACCCGAAAGAAGCCGCAAGCATCGTCGAGGACGCGGTCGCCAAATTCGGCCGCATCGACGCCGTGGTGAACAATGCCGGCATCCTCCGCGACACCATCTGGCACAAGATGAGTTATGAAGACTGGAAGAGCGTCATCGAGGTCAATCTGACCGGCGTCTTCAATGTCTCGAAGGCTGCGACGCCCTATTTTCGCGAGCAGCAATCGGGCAGCTTCATCCATTTCACCTCGACCAGCGGCCTGATCGGCAACATCGGGCAGGCCAATTACTCTGCCGCGAAGCTCGGCGTCGTCGCGCTGTCGCAGTCGATCGCGCTCGACATGGCGCGCGCCGGAGTGCGCTCCAACTGCATTGCCCCCTTCGCGTGGAGCCGGATGACCGCCTCGATCCCCGCGACGACGCCCGCCGAACAGGAACGCGTCAAGCGCATCCAGGAAATGTCGGCCGACAAGATCGCGCCGCTCGTCGCCTATCTCGCCTCCGACCTGTCGCAGGACGTGACCAACCAGATTTTCTCGGTGCGCAAGAACGAGATCGTCCTGTTCTCGAAACCGCGCCCCGTGCGTTCGATGACCAAGCTCGAAGGCTGGACGGCAGAGGCGATCGCCGACGAACTGATCCCCGCCTTTCGCCCAAGCTTCGCGCGCGCCGACGAAGTGTCGGCGCACGTCTTCCCCTACGACCCGATCTGA
- a CDS encoding IclR family transcriptional regulator → MTGPVRSVSQAFAILRLLAESGALTLSDIGRFTDLSPSSCLNLLKTLVAEGTVERDARTKQYRLAVAWQAADALRDTRAARLADRAQPLMARFAQRDEAAVGLWRVVSRDRMQLAARAESDAGMRLSLADGQRQPLGSGAAGRAIAAVQGVSEAELARRYAPVRWQDALTFEAYARQVAAAGVQGFAIDRGHAHRGVCTVAAGIADIAPGFCLSASFVAGSRSEAEVEALGAALVALRDEVILSA, encoded by the coding sequence ATGACCGGTCCGGTTCGCTCCGTCTCGCAGGCTTTCGCCATCCTCCGCCTGCTCGCGGAGTCGGGAGCGCTGACGCTGTCGGATATCGGCCGTTTCACCGACCTCAGCCCGTCGAGTTGCCTCAACCTCCTGAAGACGCTGGTTGCCGAGGGCACGGTCGAGCGCGACGCGCGGACCAAGCAATATCGGCTGGCGGTTGCGTGGCAGGCGGCCGATGCGCTCCGCGACACGCGCGCCGCGCGGCTCGCCGACCGCGCGCAGCCGCTGATGGCGCGCTTCGCCCAGCGCGACGAGGCGGCGGTCGGGCTGTGGCGGGTCGTTTCGCGCGACCGCATGCAACTCGCCGCGCGTGCCGAGAGCGACGCCGGCATGCGCCTCAGCCTCGCCGACGGACAACGCCAGCCGCTCGGCAGCGGCGCGGCGGGGCGCGCGATTGCCGCGGTGCAGGGGGTGAGCGAAGCCGAACTGGCGCGGCGCTATGCCCCGGTGCGCTGGCAGGACGCGCTGACGTTCGAGGCTTATGCGCGGCAGGTCGCGGCGGCGGGGGTGCAGGGGTTCGCGATCGATCGCGGTCACGCCCACCGCGGCGTCTGCACCGTCGCCGCAGGAATCGCCGATATCGCCCCCGGTTTCTGCCTGTCCGCTTCGTTCGTCGCCGGATCGCGCAGCGAGGCCGAGGTCGAGGCGCTGGGCGCGGCGCTTGTCGCGCTTCGCGACGAGGTGATACTGTCCGCCTGA
- a CDS encoding NAD(P)/FAD-dependent oxidoreductase — MQFDVVIVGAGHGGAQVAVMLRTQKFEGSIAIIGDEPELPYERPPLSKEYFAGEKEFERIQLRPAKYWDEREVTMLLGKRVVGVDPAAHSVTTDGGETIGYGKLVWATGGSPRMLPIPGGDLPGVQGVRTRADADAMKAASETARQIVVIGGGYIGLEAAAVLTKAGKKVVLLEALDRVLARVAGEDLSRFYEKEHREHGVDLRLGVAVEAIEGTDHVTGVRLSDGEVIPADLVIVGIGIVPAVEPLIAAGAEGGNGVLVDRHCKTSLPDIYAIGDCAAHVNEFAEGATIRLESVQNANDQANVVAKGIVGDEAPYHAIPWFWSNQYDLKLQTAGLSTGHDQTVVRGDIASRSFSIVYLKAGRVIALDCVNATKDYVQGRKIVTAGLVATAEQLADTDKPLKELLAG, encoded by the coding sequence ATGCAGTTCGACGTGGTGATCGTGGGGGCCGGACACGGCGGCGCGCAGGTCGCGGTAATGCTGCGGACACAGAAATTCGAAGGCAGCATCGCGATCATCGGCGACGAACCCGAACTGCCCTATGAGCGCCCGCCGCTCTCGAAGGAATATTTCGCGGGCGAGAAGGAGTTCGAGCGCATCCAGCTTCGTCCCGCCAAATATTGGGACGAGCGCGAAGTGACGATGCTGCTCGGCAAGCGCGTGGTGGGAGTCGATCCCGCGGCACATAGCGTCACCACCGACGGCGGCGAGACGATCGGTTACGGCAAGCTCGTCTGGGCGACCGGCGGCAGCCCCCGGATGCTCCCGATCCCCGGCGGCGACCTGCCCGGCGTGCAGGGCGTGCGCACCCGTGCCGACGCCGACGCAATGAAGGCGGCGTCGGAGACGGCGCGGCAGATCGTCGTGATCGGCGGCGGCTATATCGGGCTCGAGGCGGCGGCGGTGCTGACAAAGGCGGGCAAGAAGGTCGTGCTGCTGGAAGCGCTCGACCGCGTGCTCGCCCGCGTCGCGGGCGAGGATCTGTCGCGCTTCTATGAGAAGGAACATCGCGAGCATGGCGTCGACCTCCGGCTCGGTGTCGCGGTCGAAGCGATCGAGGGCACGGATCACGTAACCGGCGTGCGCCTGTCGGACGGCGAGGTCATTCCCGCCGATCTCGTCATCGTCGGCATCGGCATCGTCCCGGCGGTCGAGCCGCTGATCGCGGCGGGGGCCGAGGGTGGAAACGGCGTGCTCGTCGACCGCCATTGCAAGACGAGCCTGCCCGACATCTATGCGATTGGCGATTGCGCGGCGCATGTGAACGAATTTGCCGAGGGGGCGACGATCCGGCTCGAATCGGTGCAGAATGCCAACGACCAGGCGAATGTCGTCGCCAAGGGCATCGTTGGCGACGAAGCGCCCTATCACGCTATCCCCTGGTTCTGGTCGAACCAGTACGACCTCAAGCTCCAGACCGCGGGGCTCTCGACCGGGCACGACCAGACGGTGGTGCGCGGCGACATCGCGAGCCGCAGCTTCTCGATCGTCTATCTGAAGGCAGGCAGGGTGATCGCGCTCGACTGCGTCAATGCGACCAAGGATTACGTCCAGGGGCGAAAGATCGTCACCGCCGGGCTCGTCGCGACGGCCGAGCAGCTTGCCGATACCGACAAGCCGCTCAAGGAATTGCTAGCGGGTTGA
- a CDS encoding DUF4126 domain-containing protein, with protein sequence MGILEILGVAGSLSLLAGWRLYLTILATGIAMHFGWLPLPEHLKALQVLANPWVLGVATVGTLAEFFADKVAWIDSAWDTIHSVIRPLGGALLALALVDSSDPTWQVVAFLLGGGGALLSHGAKATTRAVVNISPEPFSNAAVSTGEDVATTGLLALAIAYPALAIVIAILLAAAAVVVIVALRRLLRNIKTTLKRALGDLPPEAERLPPV encoded by the coding sequence ATGGGAATATTGGAGATTCTGGGTGTCGCCGGCAGTCTCAGCCTGCTCGCAGGCTGGCGGCTCTACCTCACCATTCTCGCCACCGGCATCGCGATGCATTTCGGCTGGCTGCCGCTGCCCGAACATCTGAAGGCTCTGCAGGTTCTCGCCAACCCCTGGGTACTCGGCGTCGCGACCGTCGGCACGCTTGCCGAATTCTTCGCCGACAAGGTCGCCTGGATCGATTCGGCCTGGGACACGATCCACAGCGTCATCCGTCCGCTCGGAGGCGCGCTGCTCGCGCTCGCGCTCGTCGATAGTTCCGATCCGACGTGGCAGGTCGTGGCCTTCCTCCTCGGCGGCGGCGGCGCGCTGCTCAGCCACGGCGCCAAGGCGACGACGCGCGCGGTCGTCAACATCAGCCCCGAACCGTTCAGCAACGCCGCGGTCTCGACCGGCGAGGATGTCGCGACGACCGGCCTGCTCGCGCTCGCCATCGCCTATCCCGCGCTCGCGATCGTGATCGCCATCCTGCTCGCCGCCGCCGCGGTGGTGGTGATCGTCGCGCTGCGCCGCCTGCTCCGCAACATCAAGACGACGCTGAAACGCGCGCTCGGCGATCTGCCGCCGGAGGCAGAGCGTTTGCCGCCGGTTTAG
- a CDS encoding NUDIX domain-containing protein has translation MSSSASPSAVPDNAIPAATLVIMRPPSGGGPDEILLVKRSTTMVFAAGAVVFPGGRIDPDDYVVAAQHGFAPDDVEGAARVAALRETLEETGLAVGWPTLADQETAAIRQALLGGTLLSKMLESRHERLALESLVPFARWCPNFKEARTFDTRFYAVAAPPHGHELTVEEAEHSHIFWASAPDTLAMADRGDVSIIFPTRRNLERLAQTGSFADFSAHAGHFPVELVTPWVEERDGRAHLCIPDHLGYPVTSEPFDRIRRG, from the coding sequence ATGAGTTCATCCGCTTCGCCGTCCGCCGTGCCGGACAACGCCATCCCCGCTGCCACGCTCGTCATCATGCGCCCCCCAAGCGGGGGCGGGCCCGACGAGATATTGCTGGTCAAGCGGTCGACGACGATGGTTTTCGCGGCGGGTGCGGTGGTGTTTCCGGGCGGGCGCATCGATCCCGACGATTATGTGGTCGCGGCGCAGCACGGCTTCGCGCCGGACGATGTCGAGGGCGCGGCGCGGGTCGCGGCGCTGCGCGAAACGCTCGAGGAGACGGGTCTTGCGGTCGGCTGGCCGACGCTCGCCGATCAGGAAACGGCCGCAATCCGCCAGGCGCTGCTCGGCGGGACGCTATTGTCAAAGATGCTGGAGTCGCGGCACGAGCGACTCGCACTCGAATCGCTCGTGCCCTTTGCGCGCTGGTGCCCCAATTTCAAGGAAGCGCGCACCTTCGACACCCGCTTCTATGCCGTCGCCGCGCCGCCGCACGGGCATGAACTGACGGTCGAGGAGGCCGAGCACAGCCATATCTTTTGGGCGAGCGCCCCCGACACGCTGGCGATGGCCGATCGCGGCGACGTGTCGATCATCTTCCCGACCCGCCGCAATCTGGAGAGGCTGGCGCAGACGGGCAGCTTCGCCGATTTTTCGGCGCATGCCGGGCATTTTCCGGTCGAATTGGTCACGCCGTGGGTCGAGGAACGCGATGGCCGCGCGCATCTGTGCATCCCCGATCATCTCGGCTACCCGGTGACGAGCGAGCCGTTCGATCGTATCCGACGTGGATGA
- a CDS encoding carbon-nitrogen hydrolase family protein: METAPAPLAALVQMTSGTDPAVNLATIDRALAEAAAKGATMAFLPEMSLLLDRDRPRSAMHIVREADSAWLPALRQMAQRHGLWLHSGSMPLLSDDGARRVNRSHVIAADGSVRARYDKIHMFDVTLPSGEKWTESAAYASGAALEVVQTPLGRLGLSICFDLRFPELYRALVDRGADLIAVPAAFTVSTGEAHWHILLRARAIETACHVVAAAQSGTHADGRATYGHSLAIDPWGTVLAEATAGNADGDRGYDLILAPIAADAAARARQAIPLARSRAVRSIEI; this comes from the coding sequence ATGGAAACCGCCCCTGCCCCGCTCGCCGCGCTCGTCCAGATGACGAGCGGCACCGATCCCGCCGTCAATCTGGCGACGATCGACCGCGCGCTAGCCGAAGCGGCGGCAAAGGGTGCGACGATGGCGTTCCTCCCCGAAATGTCGCTGCTGCTCGACCGCGACCGCCCGCGCTCGGCGATGCATATCGTCCGCGAGGCGGACAGCGCTTGGCTCCCGGCGCTCCGGCAGATGGCGCAGCGCCATGGCCTGTGGCTGCACAGCGGATCGATGCCCTTGCTGTCCGACGACGGCGCCCGGCGCGTCAATCGCAGCCATGTGATCGCCGCCGACGGCAGCGTTCGCGCGCGCTACGACAAGATCCACATGTTCGACGTCACCCTTCCGTCGGGGGAGAAATGGACCGAGTCCGCCGCCTATGCCAGTGGAGCGGCTCTCGAAGTCGTCCAAACCCCGCTCGGCCGTCTCGGCCTCAGCATCTGTTTCGACCTGCGCTTTCCCGAACTCTATCGCGCGCTGGTCGATCGCGGCGCCGATCTGATCGCGGTGCCCGCCGCCTTCACCGTCTCGACCGGCGAAGCCCATTGGCACATCCTGCTCCGCGCCCGCGCGATCGAAACGGCGTGTCATGTCGTCGCGGCAGCCCAGAGCGGAACGCACGCCGATGGGCGGGCAACCTACGGTCACAGCCTCGCGATTGATCCGTGGGGTACCGTGCTGGCCGAAGCGACGGCGGGCAACGCCGATGGCGATCGCGGCTATGATCTGATCCTCGCCCCGATCGCCGCCGATGCTGCCGCGCGGGCACGGCAGGCGATTCCGCTGGCCCGATCGCGTGCTGTTCGGTCGATCGAAATTTAG
- a CDS encoding pitrilysin family protein has product MSYSPPLTPPFILRSFLSASAAAAMLFAPIAAAQTTPSASPVPVQAGQASDWLYAGSDIPRDTAWQFGILPNGVRYAVRNNGVPPGQVSIRVRMDVGSMFESDAERGFAHLLEHLTFRGSEHIPDGETKRIWQRFGVTFGSDSNAQTTPTQTVYQLDLPSVTPANLDESMKLLAGMVREPRISEAAVTAERGVVLAELRESDGPQKRIADRTTAHLFAGQLLGDRSPIGTTASLAAARAATVQAFHNRWYRPDRAVVVISGDGDPAEFARLIAKYYGDWQGDGPAPTPPDFGKPDPKAPVAKVIVEANQPLALTLAMIRPWKKRIDTVENTRRLYLEYLAQALVNRRLENRARAGGSFLVATVEQQYVSRSADVTMAQIVPLSDWKAALADVRGVIADAVTTPPSQADIDREANEIQAFLLKELDNARNEPGARLADDMVRAVDIGETVASPQGQVDMFKAIRASATPQVMLNISKAIFSAPVTRVVLTTPAAIPGGDAALIAALAAPPKIQGDRLAAANVDFKQLPPIGKPGSIVSTEPVPGLRAERIAFANGVTALVSNNQVEPGKVRVKVRFGTGNRSVAADAPNLLWTGDYALVASGIGPWGQNEIDQLTNGRQIQMNFSVEDDAFELSAESRPADLADQMKLMAAKLAMPRWDAAPVERLRVGYLTGYDLNDATPNAVLDRNLQGWLTGDDARWSAPDRAAISALTPAAFRAFWEPRLASGPIEVQIFGDLSTVDYKQILANTLGALSPRQELAPPSGQAVAFAKHNTTPMIAYHKGEQGQAAAMTAWPTSGGLGNPRDAHGLEILAAIFNDRLFDRLRAEQGASYGPSADSHWPTGFDGSGGYLVVGSLLAPKDVGRFYEIASDIAADLVANPVGADELARNAGPIREQIERASTGNVYWMFLLEGATRDPRVAAAALSIDRDISSITPADIQRLARQYLVPGRQWSVAILPKGMTLADAAALDKAAAQGGR; this is encoded by the coding sequence ATGTCCTATTCTCCCCCGCTGACGCCCCCTTTTATCCTGCGATCCTTCCTTTCGGCCAGCGCCGCCGCCGCGATGCTGTTCGCGCCGATCGCCGCCGCGCAGACCACGCCCTCCGCCTCTCCGGTGCCGGTGCAGGCCGGGCAGGCCAGCGACTGGCTCTATGCGGGCAGCGACATTCCGCGCGATACGGCATGGCAGTTTGGCATCCTGCCCAACGGCGTTCGCTATGCCGTCCGCAACAATGGGGTGCCGCCCGGACAGGTGTCGATCCGTGTCCGCATGGACGTCGGTTCGATGTTCGAGAGTGACGCCGAACGCGGCTTCGCGCATCTGCTCGAGCATCTGACCTTTCGCGGGTCGGAGCATATTCCCGATGGCGAGACGAAGCGCATCTGGCAGCGTTTCGGTGTGACATTCGGCAGCGATTCCAATGCGCAAACCACGCCGACGCAGACGGTCTATCAACTCGACCTGCCGAGCGTGACCCCGGCCAACCTCGATGAAAGCATGAAATTGCTCGCGGGCATGGTGCGCGAACCCCGAATTTCCGAAGCGGCGGTGACCGCCGAGCGCGGCGTCGTGCTGGCCGAACTGCGCGAATCCGACGGACCGCAAAAGCGGATCGCCGACCGCACCACCGCGCATCTTTTCGCGGGGCAATTGCTTGGCGATCGTTCGCCGATCGGCACGACGGCCTCGCTGGCGGCGGCGCGCGCCGCCACGGTGCAGGCATTTCACAATCGTTGGTATCGGCCCGATCGCGCGGTGGTCGTGATCTCCGGCGATGGCGATCCGGCCGAGTTCGCGCGGCTGATCGCCAAATATTATGGCGACTGGCAGGGGGACGGCCCGGCGCCGACGCCGCCCGATTTCGGCAAACCCGATCCCAAGGCACCCGTCGCAAAGGTAATCGTCGAGGCCAACCAGCCGCTTGCGCTGACCCTCGCAATGATCCGGCCGTGGAAGAAGCGGATCGACACGGTCGAGAATACGCGGCGGCTCTACCTCGAATATCTCGCGCAGGCGCTGGTCAACCGGCGGCTCGAAAACCGGGCGCGGGCGGGCGGCAGCTTTCTGGTCGCGACGGTCGAGCAGCAATATGTCAGCCGCAGCGCCGACGTCACCATGGCGCAGATCGTGCCGCTCAGCGATTGGAAGGCGGCGCTCGCCGACGTGCGCGGGGTGATCGCCGACGCGGTGACGACGCCGCCGTCGCAGGCCGACATCGACCGCGAAGCGAACGAGATTCAGGCCTTTCTGCTCAAGGAACTCGACAACGCCCGCAACGAGCCCGGCGCGCGGCTTGCCGACGACATGGTGCGCGCGGTCGACATTGGCGAGACGGTCGCCAGCCCGCAGGGGCAGGTCGACATGTTCAAGGCGATCCGCGCCTCCGCGACGCCGCAGGTGATGCTGAATATCAGCAAGGCGATCTTCAGCGCGCCCGTGACGCGCGTCGTGCTGACGACCCCGGCCGCGATTCCTGGCGGCGACGCGGCCCTGATCGCGGCGCTGGCCGCGCCGCCGAAGATACAGGGCGACCGGCTGGCCGCAGCGAACGTCGATTTCAAGCAATTGCCCCCGATCGGCAAGCCCGGGTCGATCGTGTCGACGGAGCCGGTTCCGGGGCTTCGCGCCGAACGGATCGCATTCGCCAACGGCGTCACCGCGCTGGTGTCGAACAATCAGGTCGAGCCCGGAAAGGTGCGGGTGAAGGTCCGCTTCGGCACCGGCAATCGCAGCGTTGCCGCCGACGCGCCGAACCTGCTGTGGACCGGCGACTATGCCCTGGTCGCGAGCGGCATCGGCCCGTGGGGCCAGAATGAGATCGACCAGCTTACCAACGGGCGCCAGATCCAGATGAATTTCTCGGTCGAGGACGATGCGTTCGAGCTGTCGGCCGAAAGCCGGCCCGCCGATCTGGCCGATCAGATGAAGCTGATGGCGGCGAAGCTCGCGATGCCGCGCTGGGATGCCGCGCCGGTCGAGCGGCTGCGCGTCGGCTATCTGACCGGCTACGACCTCAACGATGCGACGCCCAACGCGGTGCTCGACCGCAATCTGCAAGGCTGGCTGACCGGCGACGACGCGCGCTGGTCGGCACCCGACAGGGCCGCGATATCCGCGCTGACCCCGGCTGCTTTCCGCGCCTTTTGGGAACCGCGGCTGGCGAGCGGGCCGATCGAGGTGCAGATATTCGGCGACCTGTCGACGGTCGATTACAAGCAGATATTGGCGAACACGCTGGGCGCGCTGTCCCCGCGCCAGGAACTGGCGCCGCCGAGCGGACAGGCCGTCGCTTTCGCGAAACACAACACAACGCCGATGATCGCCTACCACAAGGGCGAACAGGGGCAGGCGGCGGCGATGACCGCATGGCCGACGAGCGGAGGCCTGGGGAATCCGCGTGACGCGCACGGGCTGGAGATATTGGCGGCGATCTTCAACGACCGGCTTTTCGACCGGCTGCGCGCCGAGCAGGGGGCAAGCTATGGTCCGAGCGCCGACAGCCATTGGCCGACTGGCTTCGATGGCAGCGGCGGCTATCTGGTTGTCGGCAGCCTGCTGGCGCCGAAGGATGTCGGCCGTTTCTATGAAATCGCCAGCGATATCGCCGCCGACCTGGTCGCCAATCCGGTCGGCGCCGACGAACTCGCGCGCAACGCCGGGCCGATCCGCGAGCAGATCGAGCGGGCTTCGACCGGCAACGTCTATTGGATGTTCCTGCTCGAGGGCGCGACCCGCGATCCGCGCGTCGCCGCGGCGGCACTGTCGATCGATCGCGATATTTCGTCGATCACGCCCGCCGATATCCAGCGGCTCGCGCGGCAATATCTGGTGCCGGGGCGCCAGTGGTCGGTGGCGATCCTGCCGAAGGGAATGACGCTGGCGGACGCCGCCGCGCTCGACAAGGCAGCGGCGCAGGGCGGGCGATAG
- a CDS encoding PDZ domain-containing protein, whose translation MAPLTGRPRLLFLAVWWTMLVAASIAMMASLPATYRYITTVPPAINLGLTTMNGVHLGPAVDSVAAKTGIANGDLLVAVDGRPVTEADWATVDRLLDGAIGSQVALTIRKPSGEQVTRTLTRDPELARRALRPYALFPGASRWAFGLLNLISYSLVPWVCALLLMLRRGRDTLAPWTSLMLLCGATAAAVFSSGGSMGGSGLASIAIGAINILSASLPVMILAIFPDGRFASRWSALLFVAAPILFGILVFTDVFGALGGAIEISLYLLAVAAIFVRARGLPAGTERQQIRWALFGFAAMVAAFCLNAALNYPIEAATDYGVYAWLTVVAVAVQSMTNILFCLVFTISLLRYRLFDVDATISNSVVYGGLTLGMVGIFAASEKLIEAIGEEYLGRSTGALASGLAAAMAAMLIVPVHHRVSDWVEKRFRSGLVQLRRGLPLLVGDLRETSSAEILANAALARIEDGVRASHGAVVIGDAVLAVRDIDGAAVEAWLTRRMAPVDGPAKMQIDRTDPLFPLRIPLHAEAVGAMGWLLLGARPDGSFYGRDERETLEDIVDPTARGLAVAMERERRIAAQDTRFKLLSAEIDALRTIVKKLEGQASEAGA comes from the coding sequence ATGGCGCCGCTCACCGGAAGGCCCCGACTCCTGTTCCTGGCCGTCTGGTGGACGATGCTGGTCGCAGCATCGATCGCCATGATGGCCTCATTGCCGGCGACCTATCGCTACATCACCACAGTGCCGCCCGCCATCAATCTGGGCCTCACGACGATGAACGGGGTTCATCTGGGGCCGGCCGTCGATAGCGTCGCTGCAAAGACGGGTATCGCCAACGGCGATTTGCTGGTTGCCGTCGACGGCCGTCCGGTGACGGAGGCCGATTGGGCGACGGTCGACAGGCTGCTGGACGGGGCTATCGGCAGTCAGGTTGCCCTGACCATCCGAAAGCCGTCGGGCGAGCAGGTAACGCGAACGCTGACCCGCGATCCCGAGTTGGCGCGGCGCGCGCTTCGGCCCTACGCCCTGTTTCCCGGTGCGTCGCGCTGGGCCTTCGGCCTGCTGAACCTGATCAGCTATTCGCTCGTCCCGTGGGTCTGCGCTCTGCTTCTCATGCTTCGGCGCGGACGCGATACGCTCGCACCGTGGACTTCCCTGATGCTGCTGTGTGGTGCAACCGCGGCTGCGGTTTTTTCGAGCGGCGGATCGATGGGGGGATCGGGGCTGGCCTCGATCGCCATAGGTGCGATCAATATTCTTTCCGCGTCGTTGCCGGTGATGATCCTTGCGATCTTCCCCGATGGCCGGTTCGCATCGCGCTGGTCCGCGCTGCTATTCGTGGCTGCGCCCATCCTTTTCGGGATTCTCGTTTTCACGGATGTGTTCGGTGCCTTGGGCGGCGCGATCGAAATATCGCTATATCTCCTGGCCGTGGCCGCCATTTTTGTCCGCGCCCGCGGCCTGCCGGCCGGGACCGAGCGGCAGCAAATTCGCTGGGCGCTTTTCGGCTTCGCGGCGATGGTCGCGGCGTTCTGTCTGAATGCTGCGCTGAATTATCCTATCGAGGCGGCGACCGATTATGGCGTATATGCGTGGCTTACCGTGGTGGCCGTCGCCGTACAGTCGATGACGAATATCCTGTTCTGCCTTGTCTTCACCATATCGCTGCTTCGGTATCGCCTTTTCGACGTCGATGCGACGATCAGCAATTCGGTGGTCTATGGTGGCCTGACGCTTGGAATGGTCGGTATCTTCGCGGCTTCGGAGAAGCTGATCGAAGCCATCGGCGAGGAGTATCTTGGCCGCAGCACGGGCGCCTTGGCCAGTGGATTGGCGGCGGCGATGGCGGCGATGCTGATCGTGCCGGTGCATCACCGCGTTTCGGATTGGGTGGAAAAGCGTTTCCGTAGCGGCCTCGTCCAATTGCGCCGGGGGCTGCCGTTGCTGGTCGGCGATTTGCGCGAAACGTCGAGTGCGGAAATATTGGCGAATGCGGCTCTGGCGCGCATCGAGGATGGTGTACGAGCCAGCCATGGTGCCGTCGTGATCGGCGATGCCGTGCTGGCGGTCCGCGATATCGACGGGGCGGCCGTGGAGGCATGGCTGACGCGGCGCATGGCGCCGGTCGATGGGCCGGCAAAAATGCAGATCGATCGCACGGACCCGCTCTTCCCGCTGCGCATCCCGCTGCATGCCGAAGCGGTTGGTGCGATGGGATGGCTGCTTCTCGGCGCGCGGCCCGACGGCAGCTTCTATGGCCGCGATGAGCGCGAAACGCTGGAGGATATTGTAGACCCGACCGCTCGGGGGCTGGCCGTTGCGATGGAAAGGGAGAGGCGCATCGCGGCTCAGGACACCCGATTCAAGCTGTTGAGCGCCGAAATCGACGCGCTGCGCACTATCGTCAAAAAGCTGGAAGGGCAGGCGAGCGAGGCCGGCGCGTAA